In the Halalkalicoccus sp. NIPERK01 genome, one interval contains:
- a CDS encoding ZIP family metal transporter, with the protein MEAVSMVLLVSLLAGCATGLGALPILVAMSISHRVYDAALGLAAGIMFGAAVFALIVPGMEIGSLAEVLVGILLGGLFLLVANRAIPHFHLLINGRKTGADAEIAPEDANTARRALLIGGSITLHNVPEGLAIGIAFGSGLDGVGLTLALAIAIQNVPDGFAMAVPASRTRLSDAKTVLYTTLSGGVPEPIAAVAGFALVAVFTQLFPVAAGFAAGTMMAVIFREMIPQSHGHGYADEATLLFILGFAIMLFVDTVLAV; encoded by the coding sequence ATGGAAGCGGTATCGATGGTTCTTCTCGTCTCGCTTCTCGCCGGCTGTGCGACCGGTCTGGGGGCGTTGCCGATCCTCGTCGCGATGAGCATCTCCCACCGCGTCTACGACGCCGCGCTCGGACTGGCCGCGGGGATCATGTTCGGTGCGGCGGTCTTCGCGCTGATCGTCCCCGGCATGGAGATCGGCTCGCTCGCCGAGGTGCTCGTCGGCATCCTGCTGGGCGGGCTGTTCCTGCTCGTCGCCAACCGGGCGATCCCGCACTTCCACCTCCTGATCAACGGTCGGAAAACCGGCGCAGACGCCGAGATCGCACCGGAGGACGCCAACACGGCCCGCAGGGCCCTGCTGATCGGTGGCTCGATCACCCTCCACAACGTCCCCGAGGGGCTGGCGATCGGCATCGCCTTCGGCAGCGGCCTCGACGGCGTCGGGCTCACGCTCGCGCTCGCGATCGCCATCCAGAACGTCCCCGACGGGTTCGCGATGGCCGTCCCCGCCAGCCGGACGCGGCTCTCGGACGCGAAGACGGTCCTCTACACGACGCTCTCGGGGGGCGTTCCCGAACCGATCGCCGCCGTCGCGGGCTTCGCGCTCGTCGCGGTGTTCACCCAGCTGTTCCCCGTCGCGGCGGGATTCGCCGCGGGGACGATGATGGCCGTGATCTTCCGAGAGATGATCCCCCAGAGCCACGGTCACGGCTACGCCGACGAGGCGACCCTGCTGTTCATCCTGGGGTTTGCGATCATGCTGTTCGTCGACACGGTGCTGGCGGTCTGA